A single Bufo bufo chromosome 6, aBufBuf1.1, whole genome shotgun sequence DNA region contains:
- the FAM83D gene encoding protein FAM83D encodes MANLSQCLDDLPLGSRCPVVPPDLYSEAQRLALEQLLSGGPEALRAFLQRERVPGFLSEPEVAEILSSAAAVQCGEDEVSASMDCSSVTYFPEVSDVEPPLLELGWPAFSAGSYRGVTRVDAHFQPGHGETIYSCKETARSLIKGAKEVIAVVMDSFTDNDLFRDIHEVCRKRRVPAYILLDEAQLPDFLKMCQNLGVSIENEQFMRVRTLTGNNYYTRSGAKIVGKAREKFLLVDGLKVATGSYSFTWMDGKLNSSNLLVLTGQVVEKFDLQFRILYAQSKPVSTKLISSIRNRPISTSKLTYNPVAQKNPLLSNLLHLELAKVSSTPKRNNIEAKPRWERNCDLSTNVRAFEDDLMQNCDIISGLKETECVATQTEPWLDWKTVKAVDATTQTNVSTSTAGTQTSVVARVASTQTMVSSRSITTQTASVPESSSAGYSQTTSSSSKSRLSSSSFTSLSSSSSASTTSTGSSISIRSSDNKGNGRNFSEYPVRDSFKKLTKERQYHYTSIRSKLDHMVSILSRRSRLGNTFLSCETTGYGLQRSAMHSSLFNLRDGARFAHNM; translated from the exons ATGGCGAACCTGTCCCAGTGCCTGGATGACTTGCCCCTGGGCTCCCGCTGCCCCGTCGTGCCCCCGGACCTGTACAGTGAGGCCCAGCGCCTGGCACTGGAGCAGCTGCTGTCCGGGGGTCCTGAGGCGCTGCGCGCCTTCCTGCAGCGGGAGCGGGTGCCCGGCTTCCTGTCCGAGCCCGAAGTGGCGGAGATCCTGAGCTCTGCTGCCGCCGTCCAGTGCGGGGAGGACGAGGTGTCCGCCTCCATGGATTGTTCTTCAGTGACTTATTTCCCCGAGGTGTCAGATGTGGAGCCCCCGCTGCTGGAGCTCGGCTGGCCGGCCTTCAGCGCTGGCTCCTACCGGGGAGTCACACGGGTGGACGCACACTTCCAGCCCGGCCACGGGGAAACCATCTACAGCTGCAAAGAAACGGCCAGGTCCCTGATCAAAGGGGCCAAGGAG GTGATTGCAGTGGTCATGGATTCCTTTACAGACAATGACCTCTTCCGTGATATTCATGAAGTATGCCGAAAACGTAGGGTTCCAGCTTACATCTTGCTGGATGAGGCACAGCTTCCAGACTTTCTTAAAATGTGTCAGAACCTTGGAGTTTCCATAGAAAATGAACAG TTTATGAGGGTCCGAACATTAACTGGAAATAACTATTACACCAGATCTGGTGCCAAAATTGTCGGAAAGGCTCGTGAGAAGTTCCTGCTTGTTGATGGGTTGAAGGTTGCTACAGGAAGTTACAG TTTCACTTGGATGGATGGGAAGCTCAACAGCAGCAATTTGCTTGTACTAACTGGACAAGTGGTGGAGAAATTTGACCTCCAATTTAGGATCCTCTATGCTCAGTCCAAACCAGTCAGTACAAAGCTTATTTCCAGCATCCGAAATCGCCCAATATCCACTTCCAAGCTGACGTATAATCCGGTAGCGCAAAAAAATCCTTTATTAAGCAATCTTCTGCATCTGGAGTTGGCAAAGGTCTCCAGCACTCCAAAGAGAAATAATATAGAAGCTAAACCAAGGTGGGAGAGAAACTGTGATCTGTCTACAAATGTGAGGGCTTTTGAAGATGATTTGATGCAGAATTGCGACATAATCTCTGGCCTTAAAGAAACTGAATGTGTAGCCACTCAGACAGAGCCATGGCTTGATTGGAAGACTGTGAAAGCAGTGGATGCAACCACTCAAACAAATGTCTCTACCTCAACTGCTGGAACACAAACTTCTGTTGTGGCAAGGGTGGCTTCTACCCAAACTATGGTCTCCTCAAGGTCTATAACTACTCAGACAGCTAGTGTCCCAGAGTCATCCTCTGCTGGTTATAGTCAAACCACATCCAGCTCTTCTAAGTCAAGGTTGTCATCCTCTTCTTTCACATCCTTGTCCTCCTCATCTTCTGCATCCACCACCAGCACTGGCTCCAGTATCTCCATTCGCTCCTCTGACAATAAAGGCAATGGACGGAATTTTTCAGAATATCCAGTGCGGGACTCTTTCAAGAAACTTACAAAGGAACGTCAATATCATTACACTTCTATAAGGTCTAAACTAGACCACATGGTATCCATACTTTCTAGGAGAAGCCGCTTGGGCAACACATTCCTCAGCTGTGAAACCACTGGTTATGGCTTGCAAAGAAGTGCTATGCACAGCAGTTTGTTCAACCTCCGAGATGGTGCTCGCTTTGCTCACAATATGTGA